ATCAATGTAGAAGAATCTGAGCATTAGGAATGGGATCTGGGACATGGGATTTTGAATATTACCTTTCACCGTTCACCTTTCACTGTTCACGGCTCTTCCCCACCTTCCCTGCGCAGAAACTCCTGGGAGGTCTTAAAGGCTTCACCCTTGAGTCTGGAAAGAGATCGTCGCAACACTTTCACCGACCTTGCCCCGCCTATCTCCACCAGACCGTCCACTGCCGATTTCTGGACCCTTGCACGTCCGGAAGGATTGAGAAAAGATCTGGCCTTAAGAATACCGCTGAGAAACTGGATCGACCTGTCCCCACCCTCTCGTGCGATCCCCTTAACCGCCATGGCTCTTCTGTTCACATCCCCTTCCCCGAAGAACGGCTTTTTGGCAAGGGCCATCAAGCGCTGCAGTCCCCCAGTGCCCTGCAGAACACCGAGGGCATAGACAGCACGAGCCTGGACCTCAAGATCCGCATCGTCCAGAAGCCTGTTCATTAACCTCTCGTCAACCGGGATGGGAAATCTGTACAGAAAACGCAGAGCTTCAAGGCGAATCTTCGGGTGGGGGTGTTGAAGGTAGGTCCTGACGTTGGCTGAATCCTTCTGACCTCCCACCTCCTGAAGGAGACCCAGAGCGTTCCTGACGACATACCATCGGTCGTCCCTGAGCCATTTATCAAGGTGGGGTCTTAAGGCATCACCGAACCTGCCAAGAAAACTGATAATGGTCCGGCGCCCAAAAGCCTCATTCTCATCGGCGAGCATTTGGAGGAGCACCGATATGGACAGATCGTGAGTGTGATAGAGGACCGCCTGGATAACCTCTCTGTCCGGCTGGTCCCTCATCGTCAACTGGGCCACCATCTCTTCCAGGGCTGGAGGCCGGGCAAGCAAACGGATCGATTCCCTGTTGATTTTTGAGATCTCATCGGGAACCTGCTTCAGGAGATATTTTCCGAGGTGTTTGAGCACAGCAGCGGCGAGACCCGGGATCTCCATACCACCTGTTTCCCTGAGTCTGGTCAAAATATCGCTTAAAATCAATTTGTACTGCGCTACTGTGCCAGCCTTGTCCAGTTCACGGAGCTTACCAGCAAGCCATTCTTCCTGGTTGATCTCCGGACTTCCATCATCCCTGAAACTGAGATTCGCCGCCTTGGGTTCAGGCACCTCATCTGGTGGCGCTACCGGAGAAAAGGTCTCTGACGCGTAACGGCTCGGGTTCTCCCCGGTGATCTCTACTCGCTGGCCCAGGATACCTTCGTAGTCAACCTGCTCCAACTGAAAGGATCCGGATACCTTGCCCCGGGTCAGCTCTACAGCCCCA
This genomic stretch from bacterium harbors:
- a CDS encoding HEAT repeat domain-containing protein, producing MTDSTTVALLVSELVRAFKAMAMYPAGHPSRERFFQKLQADFSSCLSLEPVIKLKVEGDAVTWSGEPLSTKDGSSQFLARECFTRQVSSLRFMRGLSAKDLEVLFELLAMDSVVIKGAGGAVELTRGKVSGSFQLEQVDYEGILGQRVEITGENPSRYASETFSPVAPPDEVPEPKAANLSFRDDGSPEINQEEWLAGKLRELDKAGTVAQYKLILSDILTRLRETGGMEIPGLAAAVLKHLGKYLLKQVPDEISKINRESIRLLARPPALEEMVAQLTMRDQPDREVIQAVLYHTHDLSISVLLQMLADENEAFGRRTIISFLGRFGDALRPHLDKWLRDDRWYVVRNALGLLQEVGGQKDSANVRTYLQHPHPKIRLEALRFLYRFPIPVDERLMNRLLDDADLEVQARAVYALGVLQGTGGLQRLMALAKKPFFGEGDVNRRAMAVKGIAREGGDRSIQFLSGILKARSFLNPSGRARVQKSAVDGLVEIGGARSVKVLRRSLSRLKGEAFKTSQEFLRREGGEEP